GGTAAAAATAACGGTTAATCCCACTAATATCAGCTTGACATCCATTTTTGAGGCTCTCTCCTTAAAAACTCAATAACGACACCTAGATTCATTCTTCTCTCAGTGTTGCTGGAATTTAAATTAGTTGAGTTTAGAATTACCAGCTCCAATCTTTTTAACTTTAGATAAATGTTGTGAATTTAACTCTATTCAATCAGATTGTAGAACCTTTCTGGCTAGCACGTCCATCCACTGAGGTTGCACCAGACCTACTGGGTTGTAAACTCGTGCGGCAGTTGCCAGATGGTACAATACTCCGAGGGGTGATTGTTGAAACTGAAGCTTATGCTCCTGGCGATCCAGCTTTTCATGCCTATCGGCGTCTTACCCCGCGCAATCAAGTAGTGTTTGGTCCAGCTGGGAGAACCTATATATATTTAATCTATGGCATATACCACTGTTTCAACATTGTGACGGATCGAGATGGGGTTCCTAGTGCAGTTCTGATTCGCGCTTTACAACTGGAGTCAGTACCCGCTGGGATGGATAGCGGCTCTAAACAAAAGCTTCAGCGAATTGCTGCTGGTCCTGGGAAGCTGTGCCTTGCTATGCAAATTGACCATAGCCTGAATGGCTGTGTTCTTCAACCGGGTGAACCGTTATGGCTAGAGCATCGGGAGCGGCAATTTCAACAACAGCTTGATAGCCAAGTAATCAACTTCGTCCAAACGACCCGGATTGGTCTATCGCAGGGAACAGATTTACCTTGGCGGTGGTACATCAACAACTGTCCTGCTGTTTCTAAGTCTTGACATTTAAGCAAATGCTTATCTATACTGAATTTAGTTAAGTAATTACTTAAATATATTGTTCCATGAGTAGACCCGCTGCCAGTGCGGATATCTTTCAGGCGATCGCGGACCCGACACGAAGGGCACTGCTGGATCGACTGCGCGATGGTGAGCAACCAGTGAAGCAACTCGCTGAGCCATTTGAGATGTCACTGCCAGCTATCTCCCAACACTTGCAGGTTCTGTGTGAAGCAGGCTTAGTCACCCAACGTCGAGCGGGACGACAGCGCCTCTACCAACTGAATCCTGAACCGCTAAAGCAAGTGTCTGAATGGGTCTCCCATTACGAGCAGTTCTGGCAAGAAAAACTAGATGCCCTCGCTGAATATCTGGAGAAGAATTCATGCTCGGAAAAGTAAAGACTGAAGTGTTCTATCCCTATCCACCCCAACACGTTTGGCAGGTACTTACTAACAGTCGAGCATTGGCAGCATGGTTGATGGACAATGACTTTGAGCCGCGTGTCGGTCATAAATTTCAATTTTGGTCTCCTCTACCAGGATTAGATCGAGCAATTCACTGCCAGGTGCTGGAACTCGATGAGCCTAAGCGCCTTGCTTATACATGGCAGGAAAGTCTGATGCAGCATCCCTCAATAGTGACTTGGACGCTAATACCCATGAGGGGAGGTACTCAGCTGCAACTGGAACATCAAGGAGTCAGGCAAGAAGCGATTGCCTTGGATGAAACCCAGGGTTATACCCAAACCTGGCAAAGTCAATTCATGTACGAGTCACTGGAAGTTACTCAGACATTAACGCCTATCCCTCGTAGTTCTTCATTGCAGTCGATGCCTATAGGCAGGTATGAGGCGTTAGATAGTCTCATTCTCAATTCCTTTCTTACCCCCCATACACTCAAAGAACGACTGCCACAAATTCTAGTTAGTCTTACCGCTAATAAGTAGCTGATTAATTGGACAGTAAAGATGAACGATGCCAGTCAACAGTTGCTTGCAAGAACCTCACGTAGCAGTTACCAGCTTGGCGAACTGATTGAGGAGACATTCTCCTTAGTTAAAAAGTATATGCCCGAGGTAGAGATAAAGGCAGCTTGGGACTATTACAAACTCTGGTCAGACAAGTATTAGCTAATTCAATACACACGTCACCCCTCCCAACCTCCCCTTACTAAGGGGAGGTGCCGCAGGCGGTGGGGTTTTGATCTGTAGTAGCAATTTAGAGAATGGTATAAACAAAATATTTTTGTAAATGCCTGAAGTATTTGGGCGTTCAGTTTGATGTGATTTTTAGCTTTTGGAGATAGTTAATATGAACTTCCCTTATCAAAGCGGTTTTGCAATGATTATTCAACCAGCCGAACCAAAAGACAGAGCATTTGATATTTACTCTCGTTTGCTTATAGAGCGAATTATATTTGTGAAAGGTGAACTTACAGAAGAAACAGCGAACTTAATCGTGGCACAAATGATGTTTTTAGATGCAGAAGATCCAGAGAAAGAAATTACTTTATATATCAACAGTGCTGGAGGTTCTGTAACGGCAGCGATGGCTATTTATGATGCCATGAACCAACTTCGCCCAGACGTATCTACGGTTTGCATTGGCACCGCTGCTTCAATCGGAGCATTCTTGCTTTCTTCCGGCGCTAAAGGCAAAAGATATGCCTTGCCAAATGCTCGGATTACGCTTCGCCAACTCTCAGGAAGTACTGAAGGGAAAGCCAGTGACATTCAGGTAATAGCTAAAGAAATTTTATATCTTAGAGAATCAATGAATCGGATACTTGCTGTCAATACCGGTCAATCAAAACAGCAGATCGAAATTGACTCAGAACGAGACTTTTTCATGAGTGCTGAAGAAGCAAAAGTCTACGGTTTAGTAGACAGCATCGTCACAAAAACATCTGCATCTGTTCCATCTTCAAAAACCCAAGATTAGAACTTAAAACTAATTGCCTCGCCCCCTCGTCCCTCGCCCCTTTTTAGGAGCAGTTAAAAGC
This window of the Chroococcidiopsis sp. CCMEE 29 genome carries:
- a CDS encoding DNA-3-methyladenine glycosylase — translated: MNLTLFNQIVEPFWLARPSTEVAPDLLGCKLVRQLPDGTILRGVIVETEAYAPGDPAFHAYRRLTPRNQVVFGPAGRTYIYLIYGIYHCFNIVTDRDGVPSAVLIRALQLESVPAGMDSGSKQKLQRIAAGPGKLCLAMQIDHSLNGCVLQPGEPLWLEHRERQFQQQLDSQVINFVQTTRIGLSQGTDLPWRWYINNCPAVSKS
- a CDS encoding metalloregulator ArsR/SmtB family transcription factor, with the protein product MSRPAASADIFQAIADPTRRALLDRLRDGEQPVKQLAEPFEMSLPAISQHLQVLCEAGLVTQRRAGRQRLYQLNPEPLKQVSEWVSHYEQFWQEKLDALAEYLEKNSCSEK
- a CDS encoding ATP-dependent Clp protease proteolytic subunit produces the protein MNFPYQSGFAMIIQPAEPKDRAFDIYSRLLIERIIFVKGELTEETANLIVAQMMFLDAEDPEKEITLYINSAGGSVTAAMAIYDAMNQLRPDVSTVCIGTAASIGAFLLSSGAKGKRYALPNARITLRQLSGSTEGKASDIQVIAKEILYLRESMNRILAVNTGQSKQQIEIDSERDFFMSAEEAKVYGLVDSIVTKTSASVPSSKTQD
- a CDS encoding SRPBCC domain-containing protein yields the protein MLGKVKTEVFYPYPPQHVWQVLTNSRALAAWLMDNDFEPRVGHKFQFWSPLPGLDRAIHCQVLELDEPKRLAYTWQESLMQHPSIVTWTLIPMRGGTQLQLEHQGVRQEAIALDETQGYTQTWQSQFMYESLEVTQTLTPIPRSSSLQSMPIGRYEALDSLILNSFLTPHTLKERLPQILVSLTANK